A stretch of the Microcebus murinus isolate Inina chromosome 6, M.murinus_Inina_mat1.0, whole genome shotgun sequence genome encodes the following:
- the SLC25A47 gene encoding solute carrier family 25 member 47, with protein sequence MDFVAGALGGVCGVAVGYPLDTVKVRIQTEPKYTGIWHCVRDTYRQERVRGFYRGLSLPVCTVSLVSSVSFGTYRHCLAHICRLRYGSAEAKPAKADITLSGCASGLVRVFLTSPTEVAKVRLQTQTQQRRPSASGPSTVPPLCPAPPAACPAPRYRGPLHCLASVAREEGLRGLYKGSSALMFRDGHSFATYFLSYAILCEWLTPAGLSRPDVLGVLVAGGCAGALAWAVATPMDVIKSRLQADGQGQQRYRGLLHCVVTSVREEGPRVLFKGLALNCCRAFPVNMVVFVTYEAVLRLTRDLFT encoded by the exons ATGGATTTTGTCGCGGGAGCCCTCGGAG GTGTCTGCGGTGTTGCTGTGGGCTACCCTCTGGACACGGTGAAG GTCAGGATCCAGACGGAGCCAAAGTACACAGGCATCTGGCACTGTGTCCGGGACACGTATCGCCAAGAGCGG GTGCGGGGCTTCTACAGGGGCCTCTCGCTGCCCGTGTGCACCGTGTCCCTGGTGTCGTCTGTGTCTTTCGGCACCTACCGCCACTGCCTGGCCCACATCTGCCGGCTCCGGTACGGCAGCGCCGAGGCCAAGCCCGCCAAGGCCGACATCACCCTCTCGGGATGCGCCTCCGGCCTCGTCCGC GTGTTCCTGACGTCACCCACTGAGGTGGCCAAGGTGCGCCTGCAGACGCAGACGCAGCAGCGGCGGCCCTCGGCCTCGGGGCCTTCCACTGTGCCCCCGCTGTGTCCTGCGCCTCCTGCTGCATGCCCGGCGCCCAGGTACCGCGGGCCGCTGCACTGCCTGGCCTCGGTGGCCCGTGAGGAGGGGCTGCGCGGCCTCTACAAGGGCAGCTCGGCCCTGATGTTCCGGGACGGCCACTCCTTCGCCACCTACTTCCTCTCCTATGCCATCCTCTGCGAGTGGCTCACCCCTGCTGGCCTCAGCCGGCCAG ATGTGCTGGGTGTGCTGGTGGCCGGAGGCTGTGCAGGGGCGCTGGCCTGGGCTGTGGCCACCCCCATGGACGTGATCAAGTCGCGCCTGCAGGCGGACGGGCAGGGCCAGCAGCGCTACCGGGGCCTCCTGCACTGCGTGGTGACCAGCGTGCGGGAGGAGGGGCCGCGGGTCCTTTTCAAAGGGCTGGCGCTCAACTGCTGCCGCGCCTTCCCCGTCAACATGGTGGTCTTCGTCACCTACGAGGCTGTGCTGAGGCTCACCCGGGACCTGTTCACGTAG